From Daucus carota subsp. sativus chromosome 6, DH1 v3.0, whole genome shotgun sequence, the proteins below share one genomic window:
- the LOC108227380 gene encoding uncharacterized protein LOC108227380: MFITVARTSPMANGNSLINYLKIYKAAIEDDWETAESIFKEENYDLYTYFSYDLETPLHIAVGTNTSHRFVQELVDWIMRLDEPQMLRICNSNGDIALHYAATVGNTQAAKLLINKDPEMAQITNDDGYTPLTLAAKYSQKEMLCYLLGVTKDVVGERGTSPYQGQFGADLLGFTILADFYDVALYLVKKYPDLVMEENNIYTDLVTALQVLAAKPYAFQSGCKLGFWERIICSWIPATEERAVESPDSRSSMLITAQNQINKASYGFNVLFWSVLQNLAPHIKQMHRNKVWYIQTKELVKLMCSTVINKGDKSLAWEVLGSTVSTGVKYGIHELVEECCRQYPLVIKYDVGGLNLFVAAIKERQEKVYNLVYQLSGHKVFTANKFDYMGTALHFAGELAPVHRLNTVTGAALQMQRELQWFKEVEKFIIPSIKGNLNHEWKTPKMVFTIEHRELHKEAQQWMKDTSSSATVVAALIVTIAFAAIFTVPGGNNEKGKPLFSNDAVFILFAISDAIALFSSSTSVMMLLAVLNSRFAEEDFLYSLPKRLALGLISLFISIAATMVTFSATLSLVLHDKVQWVAAPIILLASIPVTLFLLLQYPLLEELVRSTYGRGIFYRQNKLLLH, encoded by the exons ATGTTCATAACAGTTGCAAGAACTTCTCCAATGGCAAATGGCAACAGCTTGATTAATTatctgaaaatatataaagcagcCATCGAAGATGACTGGGAAACTGCAGAGAGCATCTTTAAAGAAGAAAATTACGACTTATACACCTACTTCTCGTATGACTTGGAGACGCCTCTACACATAGCTGTGGGAACAAATACTTCTCACCGCTTTGTACAAGAACTAGTGGACTGGATTATGCGGCTAGATGAGCCGCAGATGCTGAGGATTTGTAACAGCAATGGAGATATAGCGCTGCACTATGCTGCCACTGTAGGGAATACACAAGCTGCAAAACTTTTGATCAATAAAGACCCAGAAATGGCTCAGATTACTAACGACGACGGGTACACCCCCTTGACTCTGGCAGCCAAGTACAGCCAGAAAGAGATGTTGTGTTATTTGCTAGGGGTGACAAAAGATGTCGTTGGAGAGCGAGGAACTAGTCCTTACCAGGGACAATTTGGTGCTGACCTTCTTGGCTTTACTATCTTAGCCGATTTCTATG ATGTGGCTCTGTACCTAGTTAAAAAGTACCCAGACCTAGTGATGGAGGAAAATAACATTTATACAGACCTGGTAACCGCCTTACAAGTACTAGCTGCAAAACCTTATGCTTTTCAAAGTGGATGCAAGCTTGGATTTTGGGAACGAATTATCTGTTCAT GGATTCCAGCTACTGAGGAGAGAGCAGTGGAGTCCCCTGATTCAAGATCATCAATGTTGATCACAGCACAAAACCAAATTAATAAAG caaGCTATGGGTTCAATGTTCTCTTCTGGAGTGTACTGCAAAACTTGG CACCACATATCAAGCAGATGCATCGAAACAAAGTGTGGTACATACAAACGAAAGAACTTGTAAAACTAATGTGCTCAACTGTTATAAATAAGGGTGACAAGAGTTTGGCTTGGGAGGTATTGGGGAGCACAGTATCGACCGGGGTAAAATACGGAATACATGAGCTTGTAGAGGAGTGCTGCCGTCAGTATCCGCTAGTCATCAAGTACGATGTAGGAGGATTGAACTTGTTCGTAGCTGCAATCAAGGAAAGGCAGGAGAAAGTGTACAACCTGGTATATCAGTTGTCAGGACATAAGGTGTTCACTGCGAATAAATTTGACTACATGGGAACTGCATTGCATTTTGCTGGTGAGTTAGCGCCTGTGCATCGTCTCAATACAGTGACTGGTGCAGCTTTGCAAATGCAGCGTGAGCTTCAGTGGTTCAAG GAAGTTGAAAAGTTTATAATACCTTCAATCAAAGGGAACTTAAACCATGAATGGAAAACACCAAAAATGGTATTCACTATTGAGCACAGAGAGCTACACAAAGAAGCACAGCAATGGATGAAAGATACATCATCATCCGCTACTGTAGTAGCTGCTCTTATTGTAACCATAGCATTTGCAGCTATATTTACGGTACCCGGGGGAAATAACGAGAAGGGAAAGCCACTATTTTCAAATGATGCTGTCTTTATTCTCTTTGCCATATCAGATGCAATAGCATTGTTCTCTTCATCAACCTCTGTTATGATGTTGTTAGCAGTACTTAATTCGCGTTTTGCAGAGGAGgattttttatattctttacCAAAGAGATTGGCGCTTGGACTAATATCATTGTTTATATCTATAGCTGCTACAATGGTTACATTCAGCGCAACTCTATCACTTGTGCTACATGATAAAGTACAGTGGGTTGCTGCGCCGATTATTTTACTAGCTAGCATTCCAGTGACATTGTTTTTGTTGTTGCAATATCCGCTACTTGAGGAACTGGTGCGCTCTACATATGGAAGAGGCATTTTCTACAGGCagaacaagttgttgcttcattag
- the LOC108225984 gene encoding probable ADP-ribosylation factor GTPase-activating protein AGD11 → MFENNENSNKPMCSGPRERLDKLLSEADNKICADCGTPDPKWVSSNIGAFICIQCSGVHRSLGVHISKVFSVKLDEWTNEEVDALESLGGNKAVNYKYESSMPDNFKKPNPDSSIEERTDYIRRKYVLQQFLKADELISLPLPYPSTSTSTLSSSSSSDEKRKLEKNKSHKSQSRNNAFYSWMKSESRSSKKCNATVGMVEFVGLIKVKTVKGSNLAVRDLTTSDPYLILSLGNQSVKTDPVMNSLNPVWKDMLMLSIPGDIPPLKLHVYDKDTFTTDDYMGEAEIDIQPLVTAAKAADTCRSGESMPLGKLVASKDNTLISDGIISLVDGKVKQDLILELQNVESGVLEVELECVALMQ, encoded by the exons ATGTTTGAGAATAATGAAAATTCGAATAAGCCGATGTGTTCAG GTCCTCGAGAAAGGCTAGATAAATTGCTATCAGAAGCTGACAACAAGATTTGTGCAGATTGCGGGACACCAGATCCAAAATGGGT GTCTTCAAATATAGGAGCGTTTATATGTATCCAGTGCTCCGGAGTACATAGAAGTCTTGGAGTCCATATATCAAAG GTTTTTTCGGTAAAATTAGATGAATGGACGAATGAGGAAGTTGATGCTTTAGAGTCGTTGGGGGGAAATAAAGCTGTAAACTATAAATATGAAAGTTCCATGCCGGACAACTTTAAAAAACCAAATCCAGATTCTTCTATCGAGGAGCGAACTGATTACATTAG GAGGAAGTATGTCTTGCAACAATTTCTGAAAGCCGATGAATTGATTTCCTTACCCTTACCGTATCCATCAACATCAACTTCCACTTTAAGTAGTAGTTCTAGTTCAGATGAGAAGAGAAAATTAGAGAAGAATAAAAGTCACAAAAGTCAAAGTCGCAACAATGCCTTCTATAGTTGGATGAAGTCTGAAAGCAGATCATCAAAGAAGTGCAATGCCACG GTAGGTATGGTTGAATTTGTTGGACTAATAAAGGTCAAAACGGTAAAAGGCAGCAATCTAGCAGTACGAGATTTGACGACAAGTGATCCCTACCTTATACTTTCACTTGGAAACCAa TCAGTGAAGACGGATCCCGTCATGAATAGTCTGAATCCGGTTTGGAAGGATATGCTTATGTTGTCAATCCCAGGTGACATTCCTCCTCTAAAGCTA CACGTATATGACAAGGACACATTCACCACTGATGATTATATGGGAGAAGCTGAGATTGACATTCAACCATTAGTCACTGCTGCCAAAGCAGCTGACACGTGCAGATCTGGAGAGTCGATGCCACTTGGGAAACTGGTTGCGAGTAAAGATAATACACTGATATCTGACGGTATCATTAGTCTTGTGGATGGGAAAGTGAAACAAGATCTTATTCTCGAACTACAAAACGTTGAAAGTGGAGTGTTAGAGGTTGAGCTTGAATGTGTTGCCCTAATGCAATAG
- the LOC108226682 gene encoding uncharacterized protein LOC108226682, with protein sequence MDYNYVIECIPIYKAAIEGDWETAKRIFKKEKKDLNASITCWGETTLHIAVGTNSSHRFVEQLVEQMMQIDPQMLLTGNCYGSIPLQYAAKVGNIQAVRLLVSLNPEMTQINNNIGETALKLAAMHAERETLLYLLETTKDVVGEDGTSPYRGAHGADLLSFSISADFYDVALYLVNKYPDIVPETNIINSHTSLQVLAAKHTAFQSGSGFGFWQRFIYSWIPVNREKALKSLIGGKSEVFSTQNGTRASSGLNISFWSVLQYLAPHIKRIHDSKVKNVRAEELVKHMCSAVIRKVDHATAWDVLGTAIATAVKHGIHELIQECIHQYPGIIWYDIDGFYLFSFAIRHRSEKVYNLVYQMSGHKAYVVAESRDGENSLHYAGKLAPPHRLNTVTGAALQMQRELQWFKEVEKLVKPSHREALNNENHTPRMVFSDEHKELLKDAQQWMISTASSATVVAALIVTMAFAAIFTAPGGNDDSGKPLFLRDPVFTLFVSSDAVALFSSSTSVLVFLSVLSSRFAEEDFLYALPKRLTLGLISLFVSIAATMVAFSAALSLVIRDEIHWIAAPVILLAVVPVTLFLLLQYPLLVELVRSTYGCGIFYKQNNLLLH encoded by the exons ATGGATTACAATTATGTTATAGAGTGCATTCCAATCTATAAAGCAGCCATAGAAGGTGACTGGGAAACAGCAAAACGCATCtttaagaaagaaaagaaagacttaAACGCGTCCATCACGTGCTGGGGAGAGACCACTCTGCACATAGCGGTGGGAACAAACAGTTCTCACCGCTTTGTGGAGCAGTTAGTAGAGCAGATGATGCAAATTGATCCACAGATGCTGCTGACAGGGAACTGTTATGGGAGTATTCCGCTCCAATATGCTGCCAAGGTGGGGAATATACAAGCTGTAAGACTTTTAGTCAGTTTAAACCCTGAAATGACTCAGATTAATAACAATATTGGGGAGACCGCCCTTAAGTTGGCAGCAATGCACGCAGAGAGAGAGACGCTGTTGTATTTGCTGGAGACGACGAAAGATGTGGTTGGAGAGGACGGAACTAGTCCCTACAGGGGAGCACATGGTGCTGATCTTCTCTCCTTTAGTATCTCAGCCGATTTCTATG ATGTTGCTCTGTATTTAGTGAACAAGTACCCGGACATTGTGCCAGAGACGAACATTATCAATTCACATACCAGCTTACAAGTACTAGCAGCAAAACATACAGCTTTTCAAAGTGGAAGCGGATTTGGATTTTGGCAACGATTCATCTATTCAT GGATTCCTGTCAATCGGGAGAAAGCATTGAAGTCTCTTATAGGGGGGAAATCAGAGGTGTTTTCAACCCAAAACGGAACTAGAG cGAGCTCTGGCTTAAATATTTCCTTCTGGAGCGTACTTCAGTACTTAG CGCCACACATCAAGCGGATTCATGACAGCAAAGTAAAGAATGTACGAGCAGAAGAACTAGTAAAACATATGTGCTCCGCTGTTATAAGGAAGGTCGACCATGCCACTGCCTGGGATGTACTGGGAACTGCAATAGCAACCGCAGTAAAACATGGCATTCATGAGCTTATACAAGAGTGCATCCATCAGTATCCAGGCATCATCTGGTACGATATAGATGGATTCTACTTGTTCTCATTTGCAATCAGGCACCGCTCAGAGAAAGTATACAACCTTGTATATCAAATGTCAGGGCATAAGGCCTATGTAGTGGCAGAGAGCCGAGATGGAGAGAATTCACTGCATTATGCTGGAAAGTTGGCGCCTCCACATCGCCTCAATACAGTCACTGGTGCAGCTTTGCAAATGCAACGCGAGCTTCAGTGGTTCAAG GAAGTTGAAAAGCTTGTGAAACCTTCACACAGAGAAGCCTTAAACAACGAAAACCATACACCAAGGATGGTATTCAGTGATGAACACAAGGAGCTTCTTAAAGACGCGCAACAATGGATGATAAGTACAGCATCATCAGCCACAGTTGTAGCAGCTCTTATTGTCACCATGGCATTTGCAGCCATCTTTACTGCACCTGGAGGAAACGACGACTCTGGAAAACCACTCTTTTTACGCGATCCAGTCTTTACTCTGTTTGTATCATCAGATGCTGTTGCATTATTCTCTTCATCAACCTCTGTGCTGGTGTTTTTGTCTGTCCTCAGTTCACGTTTTGCCGAAGAGGACTTTTTATATGCTTTACCGAAGAGATTGACGCTTGGACTAATCTCATTATTCGTCTCAATAGCAGCTACAATGGTTGCATTCAGTGCAGCACTTTCACTGGTGATACGCGATGAAATACATTGGATCGCTGCTCCCGTTATTTTACTGGCTGTGGTTCCGGTGACATTGTTTTTGTTGTTGCAGTATCCTCTGCTCGTGGAACTTGTTCGCTCCACGTATGGATGTGGCATTTTCTACAAGcaaaacaatttgttgcttcattag
- the LOC108227381 gene encoding uncharacterized protein LOC108227381: MGNEMGLIKYCTVYKAAIADDWEAARLIFEEERNVFLAFTYFNENNPYTPLHIAVATNCSHRFVQELVEWIMRVGDVQMLRFRDTAGHSALHYAAIVGNTQDARLLIDADPELAQMSSIKGWTALTLAAACRRKEAVNYLLQVTKDVINEEGTSPYRGELGADLLLYTIHSDFYDVALYLVKKYPDLVTERNTVSGQTALEILARKPNAFPSGSKLGFWHRIIYSWIPVDKETTLAAEPSEVITTQDGTHKTSYGAFAFFWRVSRYLAPHIKQMHESKVRHLQSTQLVELMCSNVMNKGDKTLAWDVFGGAISTAVKSGIYELIEQCCLHYPAIIGYQVEGLNLVMAAISERQEKVYNLVYQMSAYKVFTSSENTPLGNALHIAGKLAPLHRLNTVTGAALQMQRELQWFKEVEKFVLPTRRTQANFEHKTPRMVFTSEHKELLQEAKLWMKDTSSSATVVAALIVTIAFSAIFTAPGGNDNNGKPLFLNDGVFILFAISDAIALFSSSTSVMMLLAVLSSRFAEEDFLYSLPKRLTLGLISLFISIAAIMVSFSATLSLVLRDKIQWIAAPVVLLAVVPVTLFLLLQYPLLVELVRSTYGRGIFYKQNDLLLH, encoded by the exons ATGGGAAATGAAATGGGGTTGATCAAGTATTGTACAGTCTACAAAGCTGCAATAGCAGACGACTGGGAAGCTGCAAGACTCATatttgaagaagaaagaaatgTCTTCCTTGCCTTCACTTATTTCAATGAAAACAACCCATACACTCCTTTACACATAGCGGTGGCAACAAATTGTTCTCACCGCTTTGTACAAGAATTGGTGGAGTGGATTATGCGCGTAGGGGATGTGCAGATGCTGAGGTTTCGTGACACAGCAGGACATAGTGCGCTCCACTATGCCGCCATAGTAGGGAATACACAAGATGCAAGGCTTCTGATCGATGCAGACCCGGAATTGGCTCAGATGTCTAGCATTAAAGGATGGACCGCCCTGACTTTGGCAGCCGCGTGTCGAAGGAAAGAGGCAGTCAATTATTTGCTGCAGGTGACAAAGGATGTGATTAATGAGGAAGGAACTAGTCCTTACCGCGGAGAACTTGGTGCTGACCTTCTGCTCTATACTATACATTCTGATTTCTATG ATGTGgctctgtatctagttaaaaaATACCCGGACCTAGTGACAGAGAGAAATACAGTTTCAGGACAGACCGCCCTAGAAATACTTGCCAGAAAACCTAATGCTTTCCCAAGTGGAAGTAAGCTTGGATTTTGGCACCGAATCATCTATTCAT GGATTCCTGTCGACAAGGAAACAACACTGGCCGCCGAACCATCAGAGGTAATCACAACCCAAGACGGAACTCACAAAA cAAGCTATGGAGCTTTCGCTTTCTTCTGGAGAGTGTCGCGATACCTGG CACCGCATATCAAGCAGATGCATGAAAGCAAAGTAAGGCACTTACAATCAACACAACTTGTAGAACTAATGTGCTCCAATGTCATGAACAAGGGTGACAAAACACTAGCTTGGGATGTATTTGGAGGGGCCATATCCACAGCAGTAAAATCTGGTATTTATGAGCTTATAGAACAGTGCTGCCTTCACTATCCAGCAATTATAGGGTACCAAGTAGAAGGACTGAACTTGGTGATGGCTGCGATTAGTGAACGTCAAGAGAAAGTGTACAACCTTGTTTATCAGATGTCAGCGTATAAAGTGTTCACATCATCGGAGAATACCCCCCTAGGAAATGCATTGCATATTGCTGGCAAGTTGGCGCCTCTGCATCGCCTCAATACGGTCACTGGTGCAGCTTTGCAAATGCAACGCGAGCTTCAGTGGTTCAAG GAAGTTGAAAAGTTTGTTCTGCCTACACGTAGAACACAAGCAAACTTTGAACATAAAACACCAAGAATGGTATTCACTAGTGAGCACAAGGAGCTACTCCAAGAAGCAAAACTATGGATGAAGGATACATCCTCATCGGCAACGGTTGTAGCTGCTCTTATTGTTACCATAGCATTTTCAGCCATATTTACAGCACCAGGAGGAAACGACAACAATGGCAAACCATTGTTCTTAAACGACGGGGTCTTTATTCTTTTCGCCATATCAGATGCAATAGCATTATTCTCTTCATCAACCTCTGTTATGATGTTGTTAGCGGTACTTAGTTCGCGTTTTGCAGAAGAGGATTTCCTATATTCTTTGCCTAAGAGATTGACGCTCGGACTAATCTCCCTGTTTATATCTATAGCTGCTATAATGGTTTCATTCAGTGCAACGCTTTCGCTTGTGCTACGTGATAAAATACAGTGGATTGCTGCACCGGTTGTTTTACTAGCTGTGGTTCCGGTGACATTGTTTTTATTGTTGCAGTATCCGCTACTGGTGGAACTGGTTCGCTCTACATATGGAAGAGGCATTTTCTACAAACAGAAtgatttgttgcttcattag
- the LOC108227382 gene encoding uncharacterized protein LOC108227382, producing the protein MPDVQAQVNDFVVKLQKRKIEGSKATAKLTAELLRSVISQQRIPHGSNQAGVIIEAVRGVGEQLIRANPVELAVGNIVRRVLHIIREEDLSLTTATIGGLSVSAASDDEDELERGDHPALSAAAVAAASRSTLRPPSLQTLLEDVPHSAAVPHTYSSGGDSEGKSKSTDKNSRTRKLKHNIIETVNELIQDINTCHEQIAEQAVEHIHQNEVILTLGSSTTVIEFLCAAKEKKRSFRVFVAEGAPRYQGHILAKELVARGLQTTIITDSAVFAMISRVNMVIVGAHAVMANGSVIAPVGLNMVALAAQRHAVPFVVLAGIHKLCPLYPHNPEVLLNELKSPSELLDFGEFSDCMDFGTGSGSPLLHVVNPAFDYVPPKLVSLFITDTGGHNPSYMYRLIADYYSADDLVIQRRPSS; encoded by the exons ATGCCGGATGTTCAAGCTCAAGTCAATGACTTCGTCGTCAAGCTTCAGAAACG TAAGATTGAGGGGTCCAAGGCGACGGCGAAGCTGACGGCTGAGTTGTTGCGGTCGGTGATATCGCAGCAGCGGATCCCGCATGGGAGTAATCAGGCTGGTGTGATTATCGAGGCTGTGAGAGGTGTCGGTGAACAGCTTATTCGCGCTAATCCTGTCG AACTTGCAGTTGGGAATATAGTGAGGCGTGTTTTGCATATAATCAGAGAGGAGGATCTTTCTCTCACGACTGCTACTATAGGCGGGTTAAGTGTGTCAGCTgcaagtgatgatgaagatgaacttGAACGAGGTGATCACCCAGCTCTGtctgctgctgctgttgctgcCGCTTCTAGAAGCACACTAAGGCCACCTTCCTTGCAGACACTTCTTGAGGATGTGCCTCATTCTGCAGCTGTTCCCCACACTTATTCCTCTGGTGGTGATTCTGAAGGGAAAAGCAAGT CTACAGATAAAAATTCAAGGACTCGGAAGCTAAAGCACAATATTATTGAGACTGTGAATGAGCTGATTCAAGATATTAATACCTGCCATGAGCAGATTGCTGAGCAAGCTGTGGAGcatattcaccaaaa TGAGGTAATATTGACTCTAGGAAGTTCAACCACAGTGATTGAATTTCTTTGTGCtgcaaaagagaaaaaaagatcATTTCGGGTATTTGTTGCAGAGGGTGCTCCAAG ATATCAGGGGCATATTCTTGCCAAGGAATTGGTTGCTAGAGGATTACAGACCACCATCATTACTGATTCTGCTGTGTTCGCCATGATTTCACGAGTGAACATG GTTATTGTGGGAGCTCATGCTGTCATGGCAAATGGTAGTGTTATAGCACCTGTTGGGTTGAATATGGTTGCACTTGCTGCTCAAAGACATGCCGTGCCATTTGTTGTTCTTGCCGGAATTCATAAG TTGTGCCCATTGTATCCCCACAATCCAGAGGTCTTACTGAATGAGCTAAAATCCCCATCTGAGTTACTAGACTTTGGGGAATTCTCAGATTGCATGGATTTCGGGACTGGCTCTGGTTCTCCTCTTCTTCATGTTGTGAATCCTGCATTTGATTACGTCCCACCAAAACTTGTCAGTTTATTTATTACCGACAC GGGAGGGCATAATCCATCATACATGTACAGACTCATTGCTGATTATTACTCTGCTGATGATCTGGTGATTCAGAGGAGACCCTCATCTTGA